A region from the Halosolutus gelatinilyticus genome encodes:
- a CDS encoding DEAD/DEAH box helicase, whose protein sequence is MQRHHYTPPYDGTSLGNIIDDIDTHWKNGFNTETEPYRGQDGFVRDTNQKLTGLQGPPGTGKTYTVAPAAVARALSYSGDDAFTGVVSAHAHDAVDEVLDDVNDVLETLDDVGSLSQSVRLLRLHPGSDPSGSEYVEGEFISHYSYSNDRETLADLFEEHLEGNDGPMLVFGPPMTIRGFVDKMAKEGAIDGEGADQLIENGNAALFQYALVDEASMMDLPLLFLLGSFVTKMGQVQLAGDHRQLPPIQQHDWPKEDRRTVENHTPALSALDIVRFLRDELEDVSYLARDPPNIAQVDDEVPLHRLLKTYRLPESIANLLSRLIYYPGDGIILEGRPESQVSRLPRVTQSNVISQDTTTDSDGQIGVPYALDPSSRLSVIVHHDDQATDINPVEQALVGAMTDEVAVKEESEADDDDLTGGVVVPYRRQRAALQNRVDDGYLVNTVEKFQGGERDLMFVSMTASDPGAIYRGADFLLDPRRFNVALSRMKRKAVLVASEAMFQTVPTDLEAFEDQSIWLRLYNEMDIPSRTPDWEGSVETFVGEDVLNRPEAVDVEIYNSTGFSKPNP, encoded by the coding sequence ATGCAACGACACCACTATACCCCTCCGTACGACGGCACAAGCCTCGGAAACATCATCGATGACATTGACACCCACTGGAAAAATGGGTTCAATACGGAAACCGAGCCCTACCGTGGACAGGACGGCTTCGTGCGCGACACTAACCAGAAACTGACCGGTCTACAGGGCCCGCCAGGCACCGGGAAGACATACACAGTCGCCCCGGCAGCCGTCGCACGAGCGCTTAGCTACAGCGGCGATGACGCCTTCACCGGCGTCGTCTCGGCCCACGCTCACGACGCCGTCGATGAGGTGCTGGACGATGTAAACGACGTGCTTGAAACTCTCGATGATGTAGGCTCGCTGTCACAGTCGGTCCGACTGCTGCGGTTGCACCCTGGTAGTGACCCCAGCGGGAGCGAATACGTCGAGGGAGAGTTCATCAGTCACTACAGTTACAGTAACGATAGAGAGACTCTCGCTGACCTGTTCGAGGAGCATCTCGAAGGCAACGACGGGCCAATGCTCGTGTTCGGTCCACCCATGACGATCCGGGGCTTTGTGGATAAAATGGCCAAGGAAGGCGCTATTGACGGCGAGGGAGCGGACCAACTCATCGAGAACGGTAACGCGGCGCTGTTCCAGTACGCCCTCGTCGATGAAGCCTCAATGATGGACCTGCCGTTGCTGTTCCTCCTGGGATCCTTCGTTACCAAGATGGGGCAAGTGCAACTCGCCGGCGACCATCGTCAGCTGCCACCGATCCAGCAGCATGACTGGCCCAAGGAGGACCGCCGGACGGTCGAAAATCACACGCCAGCGTTGTCGGCGCTCGACATCGTTCGGTTCCTCAGGGACGAACTTGAGGACGTCAGCTACCTTGCACGTGATCCGCCGAACATCGCGCAGGTTGACGACGAGGTACCGCTTCACCGGCTGCTGAAGACTTACCGACTGCCAGAATCGATCGCAAACCTACTGTCGCGGCTCATCTACTACCCTGGCGACGGGATTATCCTAGAGGGGCGTCCCGAGAGCCAAGTCTCGCGTCTTCCCCGGGTAACCCAAAGTAATGTCATCAGCCAGGATACCACAACTGATTCAGACGGCCAGATCGGGGTTCCATACGCGTTAGACCCCTCAAGTCGGCTGTCAGTGATTGTCCACCACGACGACCAGGCCACCGATATCAACCCTGTCGAGCAGGCACTCGTGGGCGCAATGACGGACGAGGTGGCCGTCAAGGAGGAGTCAGAGGCCGATGACGATGACCTCACTGGCGGAGTTGTCGTGCCCTATCGTCGCCAGCGAGCCGCGCTCCAGAACCGCGTTGACGACGGCTATCTGGTGAATACTGTCGAGAAATTCCAGGGCGGTGAGCGAGACCTGATGTTCGTTTCGATGACAGCGAGCGATCCAGGGGCGATCTACCGTGGTGCAGACTTCCTGCTCGATCCCCGGCGGTTCAACGTCGCCCTCTCACGGATGAAACGGAAGGCTGTCCTCGTTGCCTCGGAAGCGATGTTCCAGACGGTCCCGACTGACCTTGAGGCGTTCGAAGATCAGTCTATCTGGCTTCGCCTCTACAACGAGATGGACATCCCCTCGCGGACACCCGACTGGGAAGGGTCTGTCGAGACGTTTGTCGGCGAAGACGTGCTCAACCGGCCCGAAGCCGTCGATGTCGAGATCTACAACAGCACCGGATTCAGTAAGCCGAACCCGTAG